The Knoellia sp. S7-12 region CTGTTCAAGGACGGCCCGTATGCCGCGGTGCAGCTCGTCGTGACCTCCGCGTTCGTCTATGTCGCGTCGTGGGCGGGCTGGTTCGCGTCGTCCAACGGCTATCACCGGCAGTGGAACACCTTCCATCCCGGCGAGGGCATCCAGTGGTTGCCGGCGGTGCTGCGCAACTGGGTGAAGTACCACCAGGACATGTGGGAGTTCAACACCACACTGTCGACGCCGCACTCCTACTCGTCGAACCCGTGGGGCTGGATGATCCAGGCGCGGCCGACATCGTTCTTCTATGAGGGCACCAAGCGCGGCGAGGGGTCCTGCGTCGTGGACTCCTGCTCGCAGGCGGTCCACACGATCGGCACCGTGTCGGTGTGGTGGGTCGGGATCGTGGCCCTGCTGGTGTGCGCGTTCTTCTGGGTCGTGCGGCGCGATTGGCGCGCGGGCGCGGTGCTGGCGGGAATGCTCGCGGGCTATGCGCCGTGGTTCATGTATCAGCACCGCACGATCTATGCGTTCTATTCGGTCGCGTTCGAGCCGTGGGTGATCCTGGGACTGACGTTCTGTGTGGGGCTCGTGCTCGGCGGGCGAATGGCGACCCGGGAGCGGCGGCGGTGGGGGGCGATCGTGGTCGGCGGCTATCTCCTCGTGACCATCGCGTTGTTCGCGTGGTTCTATCCGATCTATTCGGCGCAGGTTGTGCCGTATGACCAGTGGCTGCGGCTCATGTGGTTCCCCTCCTGGATCTGAGCGAATCTGGCCGCAACCTGAGCATGGGCTGAACATCTGCCTGCAGGGGCTGTTTCAGGTCGCGATACGTCGCGATCCTTGTTTGACTAGTTAGATGAAACGTCAACCTTTTAACGACCTTGCCCTTGCTGTCGCCCGCGTGGTTGTCGGTGTCATCTTCATCGCCCACGGCTGGCAGAAGCTCGCGACCAACGGGCTGGACGCCACGTCCCAGGGCTTCGCTGGCATGGGCGTTCCCCTCCCCACACTGTCTGCTGGGCTCGCCGGAACGATCGAACTCGTTGGCGGGATCGCCCTTCTCGTCGGAGCGTTCACCACTGTCGCCGGGATCGCCACCGCCCTCGTCATGTTCGGTGCCTTCTGGTTCGCCCACCTCGGGAGCGGCGTCTTCGCCGCCGAGGGCGGCTGGGAGGTCGTCGGTGCCCTCGGTGCCGCGTCGCTCGCCCTGGCCGCAGCCGGAGCAGGACGCTTCAGCGTCGACGGACTCCTTGCGCAGCGTTCGCAACGGTCGCAGCGTGACGTCGCAGCGCCGGCAACCGAGCGCGAGCACGCCGACGTCTGATCGCCGACCCGGTGATTGACGCCTGACCACGCACGCCCCACCACGGACGGCCCCCGACCTCACCGGTCCTGTCGGGGGCCGTCCGTACTGTGTGAAACATGTTCCTCCTTCGCGACGACGGGCGACTGATCCTCAGCCCGAGCGACCTGCGCCTCGCCTCCCAGTGCGAGTTCGCTCTCGTCCACGAGCTCGACGTCACGTTGGGTCGCGCGCCCAAGGCGCCGCAGACCGAGGAGCTGATGATGGAGCGCCTCAAGGAGCTCGGCGACGCGCACGAGCGCCAGGAGTTGTTGAGGCTGTCGGCCGCGCACCCGGGACGCGTCAAGCAGTTCCCACGACCGGCATACGATCTCGCCTCCCTCACGGCTGCGCACGACACGACCATCGCGACGCTCGGCGGCGATGACACTGATGTCGTCTTCCAGGCGACCTTCTTCGACGGCGGGCTCGTCGGGCATGCCGACTTCCTCGAGCGCACCCCCGACGGGTGGCTCGTCTGCGACACCAAGCTCGCGCGGCACGCGAGCGTCCCAGCGTTGCTGCAAATCGCGGCGTATGCCGCACAGCTGCGTTCCGCAGGCGTGCCGACTGCCCCCGTGGCCCGGTTGGTCCTGGGCAGTGGCACCGCGACCGACCACCTGCTCGACGACATCCTTCCGGTCTATGCGGCGCGGCGGGCTCGGCTCGAGTCTGTGCTCACTGAGCACCGGGCTGAGTCAGGGATGGCTGCGTGGGGTGACTCGCGGTGGCTGGCGTGTGGTCGGTGTGAGGTGTGCGAGGCCGAGTCCGAGGCCGCGCGTGACGTGCTGCTGGTGGCGGGAGTGCGGTTGCCGCAGCGTCGCCGGCTGCTCGAGGCGGGCGTTTCGACGATCGAGCAGCTGGCCGTGCGCACCGAGCCGGTGCCGGATGTGCGCG contains the following coding sequences:
- a CDS encoding DoxX family protein, coding for MKRQPFNDLALAVARVVVGVIFIAHGWQKLATNGLDATSQGFAGMGVPLPTLSAGLAGTIELVGGIALLVGAFTTVAGIATALVMFGAFWFAHLGSGVFAAEGGWEVVGALGAASLALAAAGAGRFSVDGLLAQRSQRSQRDVAAPATEREHADV